A stretch of Thermoplasmatales archaeon DNA encodes these proteins:
- a CDS encoding ABC transporter substrate-binding protein, protein MKTIKIIITVVVVAIVVVAGALAYEHFSRTPNDAAQNTLTPVTSINLVNNGSTTKINLSAANSFVYAKDTNNGVFTIHGSLSRIVSLIPSVTVTLYALGSYQKDVKGVDQYSTYPNPSNYDIPVLTIGVSSLPIEAIVNLSPDAIMTTTGYFTTQEISKVVNVLNIPYFVFNPESVPQIENANTILGELTGTAHNATIINAWMEKNLQKLGNLTKKITNETSIFYDLGHGSSGIYTAGNGTFINEMFQLDHIKNIINATGYPEVSRETVYNGTPGFVLIDEYVNQSRFLKDFPNLTAVKDKNYTTVLNDSFIDEPTFRTIYALFWIGSVVYPNYINITDITGFNNYTHFDLSPAPHVGIYG, encoded by the coding sequence ATGAAAACCATAAAAATAATAATTACAGTGGTGGTAGTGGCCATTGTTGTTGTCGCCGGCGCCTTGGCGTATGAGCATTTTTCTCGGACTCCAAACGATGCTGCACAGAACACACTTACCCCAGTAACAAGCATCAATCTGGTAAATAATGGCAGTACAACAAAGATAAATTTGAGCGCAGCAAACAGTTTTGTTTATGCAAAGGACACGAATAACGGCGTGTTTACTATCCATGGATCACTTTCAAGGATCGTATCTCTAATACCATCTGTCACAGTCACGCTGTACGCACTAGGCTCTTATCAAAAGGATGTAAAAGGGGTAGATCAATACAGCACGTACCCAAATCCGTCAAATTATGATATCCCGGTTCTCACCATAGGTGTTTCGTCTCTTCCGATAGAAGCAATCGTGAATCTTTCACCGGACGCGATAATGACCACCACGGGATACTTTACAACACAGGAGATCAGCAAAGTCGTAAACGTGTTGAACATACCATACTTTGTTTTTAACCCTGAATCCGTTCCCCAGATTGAAAATGCAAATACAATCCTTGGAGAACTCACGGGCACAGCGCATAATGCAACGATAATAAATGCATGGATGGAAAAGAATCTACAGAAACTGGGTAACTTGACAAAGAAGATCACAAATGAAACCTCAATATTCTACGATCTTGGGCATGGCAGTTCAGGAATATACACTGCGGGAAATGGTACGTTTATCAACGAAATGTTTCAGCTCGATCACATTAAAAACATCATTAATGCAACCGGTTATCCAGAGGTTTCAAGGGAAACTGTTTACAACGGGACCCCGGGATTCGTATTAATCGATGAATACGTTAACCAGAGCAGATTTCTAAAGGATTTCCCTAACCTAACGGCGGTCAAGGATAAGAATTATACTACGGTTCTAAACGATTCATTCATAGATGAGCCGACATTCAGAACGATCTATGCTTTGTTCTGGATTGGAAGCGTTGTCTATCCGAACTACATCAACATAACCGACATTACTGGTTTCAACAATTACACGCACTTCGATCTCTCACCTGCCCCTCATGTGGGAATATATGGATGA